In the Euphorbia lathyris chromosome 5, ddEupLath1.1, whole genome shotgun sequence genome, one interval contains:
- the LOC136229507 gene encoding putative disease resistance protein RGA3: MSNISIYFSILNSITELQYLQVLNVSGCGMLMELPKKICKLVNLRHLYCHRCWNLKYMPCGIGELSELRTLSWFVVAEYSSLFPHIGGLDELGGLQNLREIEIRNLKYLKRGKSECEKAKLKEKQHFQSLTLSWNHDEDDEGDVVDDDNDFDLDLQSIPNLKRLKVRDYKGANFPVGFSLLKNLVHISIKNCERCKRLPALDHIKTLEFLSIGNLSSLVFIDYNENNTGSKVPLFKYLKKLHLFSCPNLKGWLKGENDTTVIGVEDFPSLSWLEIKDCPNFTPAFPNAQEKPSPEYASGGPFSETGVFRKLSRQSVKRTSAIIREISQAVALADQPGEVVKSPIRWKTSTTIQDVESFPEELLQNLSSLQKLHINRCPKLLSLPQALQQCTNLQELEISGCPQLEARCGNENAADWPIVAHIPYIQIDAQFIKWDGHFQSNHNKTPFLVRRSSRKDPKSGSVITVSPDPLLKQNGLELQEVQQIRRAPPLPSITERRMP, encoded by the exons atgagcaacatctccatctacttctccatcctaAATTCCATCACCGAGCTACAATATTTGCAAGTACTCAACGTCTCCGGCTGTGGGATGCTAATGGAACTACCGAAAAAGATTTGTAAGCTGGTTAATCTTCGGCATCTCTATTGCCATAGATGCTGGAATTTGAAGTACATGCCTTGTGGTATTGGAGAATTGAGTGAGCTGCGTACCTTGAGTTGGTTTGTTGTAGCTGAATATAGTTCTTTGTTTCCGCATATTGGGGGATTGGATGAACTGGGTGGTCTACAAAACTTGAGAGAAATAGAAATAAGAAATCTCAAGTATTTGAAAAGGGGCAAGTCAGAATGTGAGAAAGCTAAGCTGAAAGAGAAACAGCATTTTCAATCGCTGACTCTGAGTTGGAATCATGATGAAGACGATGAGGGTGATGTTGTTGATGATGATAATGATTTCGATCTTGATCTACAGTCGATTCCAAATCTGAAAAGGCTCAAGGTGAGGGATTACAAAGGTGCAAACTTTCCTGTTGGGTTTTCTTTGCTCAAAAATTTAGTCCATATCTCCATAAAGAATTGTGAAAGATGCAAGCGTCTCCCAGCATTAGATCACATCAAAACCCTCGAATTCTTGAGCATCGGAAACTTATCCAGTTTGGTCTTTATCGATTACAATGAGAATAATACAGGCAGCAAAGTTCCTTTGTTCAAATATCTTAAAAAACTCCATCTCTTCAGTTGTCCTAACCTCAAGGGATGGTTAAAGGGAGAGAATGATACAACAGTAATTGGTGTTGAAGATTTTCCGTCTCTTTCTTGGCTGGAGATCAAGGATTGTCCCAATTTCACCCCAGCATTTCCAAATGCCCAAGAAAAACCATCACCAGAGTATGCCAGCGGTGGACCATTTTCAGAAACTGGGGTATTCAGAAAACTGTCACGACAGAGTGTTAAAAGGACATCAGCTATAATTAGAGAGATATCGCAAGCTGTGGCCCTTGCTGATCAACCCGGGGAAGTTGTTAAGTCGCCGATTAGATGGAAAACTTCAACAACCATTCAAGATGTTGAATCTTTCCCAGAGGAGTTGCTGCAGAATCTCAGTTCTCTGCAGAAATTACACATCAACCGTTGCCCCAAGTTGTTGTCTCTGCCTCAGGCCCTGCAGCAGTGTACCAATTTGCAAGAATTAGAAATCAGTGGCTGCCCCCAGCTGGAAGCAAGATGCGGAAATGAAAACGCTGCGGATTGGCCTATTGTTGCTCATATCCCATATATTCAAATTGATGCCCAATTCATTAAATGGGATGGCCATTTTCAATCCAATCACAATAAAACTCCATTTCTAG TACGCAGAAGTAGTAGGAAGGATCCAAAATCTGGGTCTGTAATTACAGTATCTCCAGACCCTCTTCTCAAGCAGAATGGATTAGAGTTGCAGGAGGTGCAACAAATTCGCCGTGCACCTCCCCTTCCCTCCATCACTGAAAGAAGGATGCCCTGA